Proteins from one Parasteatoda tepidariorum isolate YZ-2023 chromosome 4, CAS_Ptep_4.0, whole genome shotgun sequence genomic window:
- the LOC107453589 gene encoding alpha/beta hydrolase domain-containing protein 17C, with amino-acid sequence MSSENCISYTKLCGIVCCPPFPSSWVSKLAFFPPAIKTYELIPTQTNSNRFALYLSPEFCHASLYQLIQQDARFMQTSKGSIIAVVFIKCTENKNYTILYSHNNANDIGSVFDFCIDLSLKTGCDVVTYDYSGYGRSTGKPSEKNIYADIKAAWDCILAFYEPNPQKIILFGESIGTVPTIDLASKVRCGGVIVQSPIMSALRFVCPNDNNCRFFDCMNSVRKVRKVTAPVLVVHGTEDDLVDFTHGETIYKNCPRAVEPLWLEGVGHHDIELDEEYVDRLLKFMHEDIAS; translated from the exons atgtctTCTGAAAATTGTATATCATACACAAAATTGTGTGGAATCGTTTGTTGTCCCCCGTTTCCGTCAAGTTGGGTATCAAAGTTAGCTTTTTTTCCACCAGCTATTAAAACATATGAGCTTATTCCAACACAAACTAATTCAAATCGATTTGCCCTTTATTTATCACCGGAATTTTGTCATGCTAGCCTATATCAACTAATACAGCAAGATGCTCGCTTCATGCAAACATCAAAAGGAAGTATTATCGCTGTAGTGTTTATAAAATGCACCGAGAACAAGAACTACACTATTCTCTACAGCCATAATAATGCTAATGATATTGGGTCTGTCTTTGACTTTTGTATAGATCTAAGTTTGAAGACTGGTTGTGATGTCGTAACATATGATTACTCAGGTTATGGCAGAAGCACCGGGAAACCAtctgaaaagaatatttacgCTGACATCAAAGCTGCGTGGGATTGCATACTTGCATTCTATGAACCAAAtccacaaaaaattatattatttgggGAAAGCATCGGAACAGTGCCAACAATTGATTTGGCGTCTAAAGTGAGGTGTGGTGGCGTCATAGTTCAGTCCCCCATTATGTCAGCTTTAAGATTTGTCTGCCCAAATGACAATAACTGTAGATTTTTCGATTGTATGAACAG CGTACGGAAAGTGAGAAAAGTGACTGCACCTGTCTTGGTTGTCCATGGTACAGAAGATGATTTAGTCGACTTCACTCACGGGGAAACCATATATAAAAATTGTCCAAGAGCTGTTGAGCCACTGTGGTTAGAAGGAGTAGGCCATCATGACATTGAGCTAGATGAAGAATATGTTGACAGGCTTCTTAAATTTATGCATGAAGATATCGCCTCCTAG